A region from the Salicibibacter cibarius genome encodes:
- a CDS encoding GntP family permease, with protein MEAQGAQMIFALILAVFILIVLVLKTKIHAFVALLIAASVTGIVGGMAPSTVIETITEGFGGTLGTIGIVIGLGVMMGRVLEVSGAAERIAYTLIKWLGRKKEEWAMAVAGYFVSIPIFVDSAYVILMPIVKALSTKTGKSVVSLGIALGIGLTATHHMVPPTPGPLGVAGIYGIDVGMMMLWGLILGIPVLISGVLYGKWIGKKIYQLPTEDGLDYVRPENTINSLDEYYEMQEQKNLPGLLISIAPILIPIILILMNTSIAATDTEGLAVEYITFLGDPVIAVAIGLIIAIYGLFHNVRQADAIERMEEGIKNAGIILLVTGAGGALGSVLEESGTGELIGEQIAQTGLPAIMIPFLIATAVRLIQGSGTVAMITGASISAPIVATMDVSMVFAALAATVGSMVFSYFNDSMFWVVNRMLGIKNVKEQLLVWSIPTTIAWGVALPLLLILNGLFG; from the coding sequence ATGGAAGCGCAAGGCGCACAGATGATTTTCGCATTAATTCTCGCCGTATTTATACTCATCGTGTTAGTGTTGAAAACGAAAATTCATGCTTTCGTAGCGTTGCTGATTGCTGCTTCGGTGACCGGTATTGTTGGAGGGATGGCCCCCTCCACGGTCATCGAAACGATTACGGAAGGATTCGGTGGCACATTAGGCACGATTGGAATTGTTATCGGTCTTGGAGTGATGATGGGTCGTGTGCTTGAAGTCTCCGGTGCCGCAGAACGAATCGCCTATACGCTCATCAAGTGGTTGGGGAGAAAGAAAGAAGAGTGGGCGATGGCAGTCGCGGGTTATTTTGTCTCTATTCCTATCTTCGTCGATTCTGCTTATGTGATTTTAATGCCTATTGTGAAAGCGTTATCAACAAAAACCGGCAAATCCGTTGTATCGCTAGGCATTGCCCTTGGAATTGGTTTAACAGCTACCCACCATATGGTACCCCCGACCCCTGGTCCGTTAGGTGTAGCCGGAATTTATGGCATCGATGTCGGAATGATGATGCTCTGGGGATTGATTCTCGGGATTCCCGTCTTAATCTCCGGTGTCCTTTATGGAAAATGGATAGGAAAGAAAATCTATCAATTGCCCACGGAAGATGGACTGGACTATGTTCGTCCGGAGAATACCATTAACAGTCTAGACGAATACTACGAAATGCAAGAACAAAAAAATCTACCCGGATTGCTGATATCCATCGCGCCCATTTTAATACCGATCATTTTAATCTTAATGAACACATCGATAGCGGCAACCGACACTGAAGGTTTAGCGGTTGAATATATCACGTTTTTGGGTGATCCGGTCATTGCTGTCGCGATTGGTTTAATCATTGCGATTTATGGACTTTTTCATAATGTTCGGCAGGCGGATGCTATTGAGCGGATGGAAGAGGGAATCAAAAACGCGGGTATTATTTTACTTGTTACCGGTGCCGGGGGCGCACTCGGTTCCGTGTTAGAAGAAAGTGGCACAGGGGAACTGATCGGGGAACAAATTGCCCAAACCGGTCTACCTGCTATTATGATCCCGTTCCTCATTGCTACCGCTGTTCGACTCATCCAAGGGAGTGGTACCGTTGCCATGATCACTGGTGCCTCGATCTCCGCACCGATTGTCGCAACAATGGATGTCAGCATGGTCTTTGCAGCGTTGGCAGCTACAGTAGGATCAATGGTGTTTTCTTACTTTAACGACAGCATGTTCTGGGTTGTTAATCGCATGCTTGGGATCAAGAACGTCAAAGAGCAGCTTCTAGTATGGTCGATCCCGACGACGATTGCATGGGGCGTGGCACTGCCGTTGTTGCTGATTTTAAACGGATTGTTTGGATAG
- a CDS encoding four-carbon acid sugar kinase family protein, whose protein sequence is MRVGVIADDLTGANATGVKLTKQGRRTLTVLNRTAFPDERYNTLVLNTDSRYLEPTEAAEKIKESFSYLSGWEAELITKRIDSTFRGNIGAEVDAILESVADSVAIIVPAFPDSKRTVRDGRLFVNDDLLENTEVAKDPVKPIRQSSIPGLLETQSQHATALISLDDINGLSSIELQILLQQKMDNGARMICCDAVSNRDVETIAKAIASIQNHYVIPVDPGPLTSYYVQEKMQKQNQDNPVLLIVGSTTSHTKNQIEYLKAKADVRIVYTETEKLASFSGHWEEEIERVSREALDQFRHANVVIITTSHPSQPSVDLSDLQQKKGKKISELGNRITDGLGEIFTSMMARDHFSGNIGLFSSGGEVLAAICTSAKAQGIELIEEIQPLLAYGQLSGGQFDRLPMVTKGGLAGDERAMYDSVRYLQEALKKKEGDCYAR, encoded by the coding sequence ATGAGAGTCGGTGTGATTGCGGACGATCTGACGGGGGCAAATGCGACGGGCGTAAAATTAACGAAGCAGGGGCGACGTACACTTACAGTCCTCAATCGGACAGCCTTTCCTGATGAGAGATACAACACGCTCGTTCTCAATACGGACAGTCGTTATTTGGAACCAACTGAAGCTGCAGAAAAAATCAAGGAATCATTCTCTTATCTTAGCGGCTGGGAAGCAGAGCTTATTACGAAACGTATAGACAGCACGTTTCGTGGAAATATCGGTGCCGAGGTCGATGCCATCCTTGAATCTGTCGCGGATTCCGTGGCGATCATCGTTCCCGCTTTTCCTGATTCAAAACGAACAGTCCGCGATGGTCGTTTATTTGTAAATGATGACCTGCTGGAAAATACAGAAGTGGCAAAAGACCCGGTAAAGCCTATTCGACAATCCAGCATACCCGGCCTATTGGAAACACAAAGTCAACATGCAACAGCCTTGATTTCACTCGATGATATAAACGGCCTATCCTCTATTGAATTACAAATACTGTTACAACAAAAAATGGACAACGGTGCGCGCATGATTTGTTGTGATGCGGTCAGTAATCGTGATGTTGAGACGATTGCAAAAGCAATAGCTTCTATACAGAATCACTATGTGATCCCAGTAGATCCGGGGCCGCTCACTTCGTATTATGTACAAGAGAAAATGCAAAAACAAAACCAAGATAATCCGGTTCTTTTAATCGTAGGGAGTACGACAAGCCATACGAAGAATCAGATCGAATATTTAAAAGCAAAGGCAGATGTCCGTATCGTCTATACGGAAACGGAGAAATTGGCAAGCTTTAGCGGTCATTGGGAAGAAGAAATCGAACGTGTGTCAAGGGAAGCACTTGATCAATTTCGACATGCGAATGTTGTCATCATTACCACTAGTCACCCGAGTCAACCATCCGTTGATTTGAGTGACTTGCAGCAAAAAAAGGGAAAGAAAATAAGTGAACTGGGAAATCGAATCACTGATGGATTAGGAGAAATTTTCACAAGCATGATGGCTAGAGATCATTTTAGCGGGAATATCGGATTGTTTTCAAGCGGAGGTGAAGTGCTTGCAGCGATTTGCACATCAGCTAAGGCCCAGGGCATTGAGCTCATTGAAGAAATTCAACCACTGCTGGCATATGGTCAGCTGAGCGGTGGTCAATTTGATCGTTTGCCGATGGTGACCAAAGGAGGGTTGGCCGGTGATGAGCGGGCCATGTACGATTCAGTGCGTTATTTACAAGAAGCATTAAAAAAGAAAGAAGGAGATTGCTATGCGCGATAA
- a CDS encoding type 1 glutamine amidotransferase domain-containing protein, whose product MADNKKILMVVTNGQEMNNGHFAGIWLSEFAEPYEELRVNGYEVTVVSPKGGESRIDKNSLEDDTIPAGWQEIARLLKNTEAIDNVNADDYDAIFLPGGHGTMFDFPENAKLHSLLRNFAEDDKSIGAVCHGPAGLVGATLNDGTPIVKNKTITAFTDSEERGVQLENEVPFLLESKLREQGAAFVTADDWTENTQTDGKLVTGQNPQSSVSVAKQLVKTLET is encoded by the coding sequence ATGGCTGACAATAAAAAAATCTTGATGGTCGTCACGAACGGCCAAGAAATGAACAACGGACATTTTGCCGGTATTTGGCTATCGGAATTCGCCGAGCCGTATGAAGAACTGCGTGTCAATGGGTATGAGGTAACCGTCGTGAGCCCGAAAGGCGGTGAATCTCGCATCGACAAGAATAGTTTGGAAGATGATACCATCCCTGCCGGGTGGCAAGAAATTGCTCGGCTCTTGAAAAACACGGAAGCGATCGATAACGTGAACGCCGATGATTATGACGCCATTTTCTTGCCCGGCGGACACGGAACGATGTTTGATTTCCCTGAGAACGCAAAGCTACATTCTTTGCTTCGCAATTTCGCGGAAGATGACAAATCGATCGGGGCCGTTTGCCACGGACCAGCCGGTTTGGTTGGCGCTACCCTGAACGACGGAACACCGATCGTGAAAAATAAAACCATTACGGCATTCACCGATTCCGAAGAACGTGGCGTACAATTGGAAAACGAAGTTCCTTTTCTGTTGGAATCGAAACTGCGAGAACAAGGTGCCGCTTTTGTTACGGCAGACGATTGGACGGAAAACACGCAAACGGACGGCAAGCTCGTCACCGGCCAAAATCCGCAATCTTCAGTGAGTGTGGCGAAGCAATTGGTAAAAACATTAGAAACGTAA
- a CDS encoding AbrB family transcriptional regulator: protein MMKVYKLLFLAVALMVGGFFSSIGVPAGWLLGGLLTGIFYGLFIRAFDFSGWPFQMALAMVGINIGLIMETDLFQQLIHYLFPLFITLVLTLLTGLLLGILLDRWTDLDRRTAFFCTIPGGASEVIAISSDYGADQRIVASFHTARITMFVLIIPFGIGMVYGQGNMDMQPETLLIPTTLQFSFFAIIILGSYVLNRLISFPGGILIYSIAFGFLGSEFIVNIGEVPGYVSGIGQGLIGAMVGIRFERSTVERLKSIGLASLKVLGLYLLCSLGIAVLFFWLTPLSYLTSLLSTVPAGAAEMASTAVALQIEPTLVASLHIIRVISIFIVLPFLFRWLMRA, encoded by the coding sequence ATGATGAAGGTCTATAAGTTATTGTTTCTAGCCGTGGCACTAATGGTCGGAGGTTTCTTTTCGTCGATTGGTGTTCCGGCCGGTTGGTTGCTTGGCGGTTTGCTGACAGGCATATTTTATGGGTTATTTATACGTGCGTTTGATTTTTCGGGATGGCCTTTTCAAATGGCGCTGGCGATGGTAGGCATCAATATCGGGCTTATCATGGAAACCGATTTATTTCAACAGTTAATCCATTATCTTTTTCCGTTATTCATCACATTAGTGTTGACGTTACTGACTGGGCTTTTACTTGGTATTCTTCTTGATCGTTGGACAGATCTGGATCGGCGAACCGCTTTTTTTTGCACGATTCCGGGAGGGGCTTCGGAAGTAATCGCGATCTCCAGCGACTACGGAGCAGACCAACGTATCGTTGCTTCCTTTCATACCGCGCGAATTACGATGTTTGTGCTTATTATTCCGTTTGGGATAGGGATGGTGTATGGACAAGGAAATATGGACATGCAACCGGAAACGCTGTTAATCCCAACAACTTTACAGTTTTCTTTTTTCGCCATCATTATTTTGGGATCCTACGTTTTGAACCGACTCATTTCTTTTCCGGGCGGTATTTTGATCTATTCTATTGCATTTGGGTTTCTGGGCAGTGAATTTATCGTCAATATCGGTGAGGTACCGGGATATGTTTCCGGAATCGGGCAAGGGTTAATCGGAGCAATGGTCGGCATACGTTTTGAGCGTAGTACCGTTGAGAGGTTAAAGTCAATTGGGTTGGCAAGCTTGAAGGTGTTGGGTTTATACCTCTTATGCAGCCTTGGGATTGCCGTGTTATTTTTTTGGTTAACGCCTCTTTCCTATTTGACTAGCCTGTTAAGCACGGTCCCTGCCGGTGCGGCCGAAATGGCATCAACAGCCGTTGCGCTGCAAATTGAACCGACGCTTGTCGCAAGCTTGCACATTATACGAGTTATTTCTATCTTCATTGTTTTGCCTTTCTTGTTTCGGTGGTTGATGAGGGCCTGA
- a CDS encoding DeoR/GlpR family DNA-binding transcription regulator — translation MNDRKEHIAKLIQEYDKVDITDLTHHFQVSTMTVRRDLNALEKEGKIIRTHGGAVAAPQLREETAYQLKENVHLAEKKAIALEAVSKVADHSTIMLDSGTTTLALARWLKGREGLRVVTNDVLIAAELINSPVEVIVTGGELQHEVGAMFGSHTQNILQSVYVDQCFLGAHSIDSEGKVRTPSIEKANIKQLMIEAANETWLLADHSKFDHKTFAHVCHLEELEGIITDEQMKARHLHGNVVVAKVEGGL, via the coding sequence ATGAATGATCGAAAAGAACATATCGCTAAATTGATTCAGGAATACGATAAAGTTGATATCACCGATTTAACCCATCACTTTCAAGTATCAACGATGACTGTTCGAAGGGATCTTAACGCTTTAGAAAAAGAGGGGAAAATCATCCGCACCCATGGTGGTGCAGTGGCGGCTCCGCAATTGAGAGAAGAAACCGCTTATCAATTGAAAGAAAATGTTCACTTAGCCGAAAAAAAAGCGATTGCCTTGGAAGCGGTTTCGAAGGTTGCTGACCATTCGACTATTATGTTGGATTCAGGCACGACGACGTTGGCGCTCGCTCGTTGGTTAAAAGGCCGGGAAGGGTTAAGGGTGGTGACGAACGACGTATTGATTGCTGCTGAACTGATAAATAGTCCGGTTGAGGTGATTGTCACAGGGGGCGAGCTTCAGCATGAGGTGGGGGCGATGTTTGGCAGCCATACCCAAAACATACTTCAATCGGTGTATGTTGATCAATGTTTTCTTGGCGCTCATTCGATAGATTCCGAAGGCAAAGTAAGAACACCTTCTATTGAAAAAGCAAACATCAAACAACTCATGATTGAGGCCGCCAACGAAACGTGGCTTCTTGCTGATCATAGTAAATTTGACCATAAAACGTTCGCCCATGTATGTCATCTTGAGGAATTAGAAGGAATAATAACCGATGAACAAATGAAGGCGAGGCATCTACACGGCAACGTGGTCGTCGCTAAAGTGGAGGGAGGTTTATGA
- a CDS encoding ABC transporter substrate-binding protein yields MKKQGMFKIGSIVLLTALLTACGDEETEDAAAGDENGDAAEGESYDIGVVQYADHPSLDQATEGFIDAIEESELDVTYDEQNASGDMNVIQTVADTFVGDNVDLIFANATPAAQIMTSSTDDIPIMFTSVTDPEGAELVDTLDAPGGNTTGTMDLHPDAISQSVELMGDELDVETIGMVYNAGEQNSEYQVGLAEEAAEEAGMDVQTATVQTSADVQSATESLVGSVDAFYIITDNEVVSGLDSVIGVAENEGLPLFVGELDSVEAGGFAGFGFSYYDIGYVTGEMAIDVLNGEADPESLAVEFPPELELVFNEGAAERMDIEWDDSWDDLADEIINE; encoded by the coding sequence ATGAAAAAGCAAGGGATGTTCAAGATAGGGTCTATCGTATTACTAACAGCGTTGCTGACAGCCTGTGGAGATGAAGAAACAGAGGACGCGGCGGCAGGCGATGAGAACGGGGATGCAGCGGAAGGGGAAAGTTATGACATTGGTGTTGTGCAGTATGCCGATCATCCGTCGCTGGATCAAGCAACGGAAGGGTTTATAGATGCGATCGAGGAATCCGAGCTTGACGTCACGTATGATGAGCAAAATGCAAGCGGTGACATGAACGTGATACAGACGGTCGCAGATACGTTCGTCGGTGATAATGTTGATTTAATTTTCGCAAATGCCACACCTGCAGCTCAAATCATGACGTCATCCACCGATGATATTCCGATTATGTTCACGTCTGTAACGGATCCAGAGGGGGCGGAACTGGTTGACACCCTTGATGCACCGGGCGGAAATACGACGGGGACGATGGACTTGCATCCCGACGCCATTTCGCAATCGGTCGAGCTGATGGGCGATGAGCTGGATGTGGAGACGATCGGCATGGTGTATAACGCCGGCGAACAAAACTCGGAATACCAAGTCGGCTTAGCTGAAGAAGCAGCGGAAGAAGCCGGTATGGATGTGCAAACAGCGACCGTCCAAACATCTGCCGATGTGCAAAGTGCCACGGAAAGTTTAGTTGGGTCTGTCGATGCGTTTTACATCATTACCGACAATGAAGTCGTTTCGGGACTTGATTCCGTTATTGGCGTCGCTGAAAATGAAGGGTTGCCGCTATTTGTCGGCGAGCTTGATTCCGTGGAAGCAGGCGGTTTTGCCGGTTTCGGGTTTTCTTACTATGATATCGGCTATGTAACGGGGGAAATGGCGATCGATGTGCTGAACGGGGAAGCGGATCCGGAGTCGCTTGCCGTGGAATTTCCGCCGGAACTGGAACTTGTCTTTAATGAAGGGGCTGCCGAGCGGATGGATATCGAGTGGGATGATAGCTGGGATGATCTGGCTGATGAGATTATTAATGAATAG
- the pdxA gene encoding 4-hydroxythreonine-4-phosphate dehydrogenase PdxA, with translation MRDNKAIIATTMGDPAGIGPEIVVKAMANQEIQALGNIFVIGQSDILEKAIEVTNSKIKLRQIDHPSEARFEYGQMDVLNLETVDMPSLRYGEVQASCGQAAYTYIKKAVELANEGQINVIATAPINKESLKAAEVPHIGHTEMLANMTGTNDPLTMFEVHSSRIFFLTRHLSLKDAIAQMTADRVHDYLLRCDQALQQLGVDSRKIAVAGLNPHSGENGLFGMEEVNEISPGIERAREDGIAAVGPVPADSVFHQALQGKYDAVLSLYHDQGHIAAKMTDFERTISITNGLPFLRTSVDHGTAFDIAGTGEASAVSMEECLEISAKYAKYFTNV, from the coding sequence ATGCGCGATAACAAGGCGATCATTGCAACAACAATGGGGGATCCGGCGGGAATCGGCCCTGAAATCGTTGTAAAGGCAATGGCCAATCAAGAGATCCAGGCGTTAGGGAATATCTTTGTTATTGGTCAAAGCGATATTCTAGAGAAAGCGATTGAAGTGACTAATTCTAAAATAAAACTCCGCCAAATTGATCACCCGAGTGAAGCCCGATTTGAATATGGACAAATGGATGTATTGAATTTAGAGACCGTAGACATGCCTTCACTGCGTTATGGAGAGGTGCAAGCGTCATGTGGTCAAGCCGCTTACACGTATATTAAGAAAGCAGTGGAGTTGGCCAATGAAGGTCAAATCAATGTCATTGCCACCGCCCCGATTAATAAGGAATCATTGAAGGCAGCAGAAGTTCCCCATATTGGCCACACGGAAATGCTCGCCAATATGACGGGGACGAATGATCCATTAACGATGTTTGAGGTTCATTCATCAAGAATCTTTTTCCTAACTAGACATCTCTCGCTTAAGGACGCCATTGCACAAATGACAGCAGACCGTGTCCATGATTATCTTCTTCGCTGTGACCAAGCATTGCAGCAACTCGGTGTTGATTCACGAAAGATAGCTGTTGCCGGCTTGAATCCTCACAGCGGCGAGAATGGACTTTTCGGCATGGAAGAAGTTAATGAAATTTCACCTGGGATTGAACGAGCACGAGAAGATGGGATCGCTGCGGTAGGGCCCGTCCCGGCAGATTCCGTTTTTCATCAAGCGTTGCAAGGAAAATACGATGCCGTGCTATCCCTTTATCATGATCAAGGTCACATTGCGGCGAAGATGACCGATTTTGAGCGCACGATTTCGATTACGAATGGTCTTCCTTTTCTACGCACATCTGTCGACCACGGAACCGCCTTTGATATTGCAGGGACCGGTGAGGCTAGCGCTGTCAGCATGGAAGAATGCCTGGAAATATCAGCCAAATACGCCAAGTATTTTACAAACGTTTAA
- the nhaC gene encoding Na+/H+ antiporter NhaC, which translates to MENKAGLRGSLLVLFIVILVLAISILHYEAAPHIPILIGAMIVTVYGFMLGNKWDSMEKAIVNGIAQGIAPILILSLIGTLIGVWVLNGTVQTITYYGLQLLSPATFLVSAVVITAIVATMVGSSLSAMGTIGVSLMGVAYGMDVSPAMAAGAIVSGAIFGDKLSPLSDTTNLAAATAKTNIFEHIRHMLWTTIPALIITLLIFGGIGLVNTQGAADTGQIDDMMNVLQSEFTISVVTLLSPLLIIGLAVARVKPIPSLALGLLVAALTTFVTAPGSTLGDIMAAAHSGFTAETGFEAIDDLLSLGGLEDMLFGISLIIIALAFGGIIQGIGITGALIGGLQRVLRSRGNTIASTLVSCLGVNVATGEQYLSIILPGQMYEETYRRHSLHPKNLSRTIEDGGTILHPLVPWGVIGAFVMTTLNVGMDYVFFVFLSLVTPFIALFYAYTGWTLAKRDDDSL; encoded by the coding sequence GTGGAAAATAAAGCTGGTTTACGTGGGTCCCTGTTGGTTTTATTTATCGTTATTCTCGTTCTTGCCATCAGTATCCTCCATTATGAAGCGGCGCCCCATATCCCGATTTTAATCGGGGCAATGATCGTTACGGTCTATGGGTTCATGCTCGGTAACAAATGGGATTCTATGGAAAAAGCGATCGTTAACGGCATCGCGCAAGGAATCGCCCCGATCCTGATTCTCAGTTTAATCGGGACACTCATTGGCGTCTGGGTGTTGAATGGCACGGTTCAAACCATTACATATTACGGCCTGCAGCTTTTATCTCCCGCTACATTTCTTGTTTCCGCCGTGGTTATCACCGCGATTGTGGCAACGATGGTCGGGAGTTCATTAAGCGCGATGGGGACGATCGGTGTCTCGCTCATGGGGGTCGCCTACGGGATGGATGTATCACCGGCAATGGCCGCGGGCGCGATCGTAAGCGGCGCGATTTTCGGCGATAAATTGTCGCCCCTTTCAGACACGACAAACCTTGCCGCCGCGACAGCGAAAACAAACATTTTTGAACACATACGCCATATGTTATGGACGACGATCCCGGCGCTTATTATAACCTTACTTATTTTTGGCGGAATCGGATTGGTTAACACGCAAGGGGCAGCAGATACCGGACAAATTGATGACATGATGAACGTCTTGCAATCAGAGTTTACGATCAGCGTTGTGACGCTTTTATCCCCATTGCTTATCATCGGTTTGGCCGTCGCGCGAGTGAAGCCGATTCCTTCATTGGCACTGGGACTACTCGTTGCGGCACTAACAACATTTGTCACAGCACCAGGGAGTACACTTGGTGATATCATGGCAGCTGCCCATTCCGGATTTACCGCTGAAACAGGCTTTGAAGCCATTGACGATCTTCTGTCATTGGGAGGCCTGGAAGACATGCTCTTCGGGATATCGCTAATTATTATCGCGCTCGCGTTCGGCGGTATTATCCAGGGGATAGGCATCACCGGAGCGTTAATCGGGGGATTGCAGCGTGTACTCAGAAGCCGGGGCAACACGATCGCCTCCACTTTGGTTTCTTGTCTTGGTGTGAACGTCGCCACCGGCGAGCAATATTTATCGATCATTTTGCCCGGGCAAATGTATGAAGAAACGTACCGAAGACACAGCCTCCATCCGAAAAACTTAAGCCGAACGATTGAAGACGGCGGAACCATCCTGCATCCGCTCGTACCCTGGGGCGTCATCGGCGCATTCGTCATGACAACGTTGAACGTGGGGATGGATTATGTGTTTTTTGTATTTCTTAGTCTTGTCACGCCATTCATCGCGCTGTTTTATGCGTATACGGGATGGACGTTGGCGAAGAGGGATGATGATTCGTTGTAA
- a CDS encoding sensor histidine kinase — MRLFKHATVRTRIISIFLILTFLLLFLWMVIFTKIEIQNVEQEYAQLSRQTANSLAFMPAMAEAVTNDEQMEAQEIINQLQLQADNPIITAISQDGYYVYHPEEEKIGENVDDSQFTPAITFGSFITEEDEGVFGPSMVTTAPIYEAVGEADQVVGAVTVEYLYEDINASVFDKLLRLGFVAIFGVAGSIGGAIIIGKNIRRDTLGMEPAEIAELYREREGMLDSVKEGVVAVNQEKQVTLLNPAAQTILDALNLTKESAFIDVLGLSETLEQGDIVDDDERMHNGQVLIASRRPLFDGEKIVGAICSFRDKTDMKQLRETIIQVQGYSDGLRAQAHEFKNKLYVIMGLLQLGNDEEALELIEKETTVSTTAMPLFHSIKDPGIQAILLGKMAKAAEKKIHLWVDENSTLERTSYPASDVAVMLGNLLDNAIEAVAPTTKKEVAVFITDVGNDIVIDVQDSGPGIDQAMQADIFQKGTSYKGTVRGFGLSNVLETARKYGGDVDVSNPVEGGAVFSLYLPKHWGEWK; from the coding sequence ATGCGCCTCTTTAAGCATGCAACCGTTCGCACGCGTATTATTTCTATTTTCTTGATACTAACATTCTTACTTTTGTTCTTATGGATGGTTATTTTTACAAAAATCGAAATTCAAAATGTAGAACAAGAGTATGCTCAATTATCAAGACAGACAGCAAATAGTCTTGCTTTTATGCCAGCAATGGCAGAAGCAGTTACCAATGATGAACAAATGGAAGCCCAAGAGATCATTAACCAACTGCAACTGCAAGCAGATAACCCGATCATCACCGCTATTTCGCAAGATGGTTATTATGTCTATCATCCGGAAGAAGAAAAAATAGGCGAAAACGTGGATGATAGCCAGTTTACCCCTGCCATTACATTTGGTTCTTTTATCACTGAAGAAGATGAAGGGGTGTTCGGCCCATCAATGGTGACAACTGCCCCCATCTATGAAGCGGTAGGGGAAGCAGATCAAGTCGTAGGCGCAGTAACGGTTGAATATTTGTATGAAGATATTAACGCCTCGGTTTTTGACAAATTGCTGCGCTTAGGCTTTGTAGCAATCTTTGGTGTTGCCGGAAGCATTGGAGGCGCGATCATCATAGGCAAAAACATTCGTCGTGATACACTGGGAATGGAACCGGCGGAGATTGCTGAATTATATCGGGAACGGGAAGGGATGCTTGATTCTGTAAAAGAAGGTGTCGTTGCTGTTAATCAAGAAAAACAAGTCACTTTGTTAAACCCGGCAGCACAAACGATATTGGATGCTTTGAACCTTACGAAGGAAAGTGCGTTCATCGACGTGCTTGGCTTATCCGAAACATTGGAACAAGGCGATATTGTTGATGACGATGAACGTATGCATAACGGTCAAGTATTGATAGCAAGCAGGCGCCCGCTTTTTGACGGAGAAAAAATCGTCGGTGCCATTTGCAGTTTTCGAGATAAAACCGACATGAAACAACTCCGGGAAACGATCATTCAAGTACAGGGTTATTCTGATGGATTGCGAGCGCAAGCGCACGAATTTAAAAATAAACTGTATGTCATTATGGGATTGCTGCAATTGGGAAATGACGAGGAAGCGCTTGAATTAATTGAAAAAGAAACGACTGTTTCAACAACGGCAATGCCTCTTTTTCACTCGATTAAAGACCCCGGCATCCAAGCAATTCTTCTCGGAAAAATGGCGAAAGCAGCCGAGAAAAAAATTCATTTATGGGTGGATGAAAATAGCACGCTTGAACGCACATCCTACCCGGCATCCGACGTGGCTGTCATGCTCGGAAACTTGCTCGATAATGCCATTGAGGCAGTTGCTCCAACAACAAAAAAAGAAGTCGCCGTATTCATCACGGACGTAGGCAACGACATTGTTATCGATGTGCAGGATTCAGGACCGGGCATCGATCAAGCAATGCAAGCGGACATATTCCAAAAAGGAACTTCTTATAAAGGAACTGTTCGGGGATTCGGTCTTTCAAATGTACTGGAAACTGCGAGGAAGTACGGAGGGGATGTAGATGTTTCAAACCCTGTTGAAGGCGGTGCAGTTTTTTCGCTATATTTACCTAAACATTGGGGGGAATGGAAATGA